From uncultured Desulfobacter sp.:
TTATAATATTAAAAATTTGTTTGATGATGATGGGTGCAAGCCCCAGGGAAGGTTCATCAAGCAGCAACAGCTTGGGCTTGCTCATGATGGCCCGGGAAATGGCAAGCATCTGCTGTTCTCCGCCGCTTAAGGTGCCGCCCTGCTGGTTTTTTCGTTCTGCCAGGATCGGAAACAGCTGAAATACATTTTTTAAATCTTGCTTAATTTGATCTTTATCTTTTCTAAGAAAGGTGCCCATGTCCAGATTTTCCATGACCGTGAGATAGGGGAAAATCCTGCGGCCTTCCGGTACCTGGCTGATGCCTAACGCAGCAATCTGATCAGCCGGCATGCCGGTGATATCCCGGTCCTGGAATTCAATGGTGCCGCTGGTGGCAGGCACTACCCCGCACAGCGTCATCAAGGTTGTGGATTTTCCGGCACCGTTGGCACCGATCAGGGTTATTATTTCGCCTTCCTGGACATCCATGCTGATATTTTTCAAGGCCTGAATATTGCCGTAATAGGTTTCTACATTTCTGATTTTAAGCATCTATCTCTTCTCCCAGGTAAGCCTTGATCACCACCGGATTATTCAGTATTTGGTCAGGGGTGCCTTCTCCAATTTTTTTACCGTAATCTACCACAAAGATGTTTTCAGACAGGGACATGACCAGTTTCATATCGTGTTCAATTAAAAGGATGGAGATCTGTTCTTCGTCTCTTAACTTCAGAATCAATTCGTTCAGGGCCTGGGTCTCTTTGGGGTTCATGCCGGCCGCAGGTTCATCCAGAAGAAGCAAAAATGGATCCGTGGCCATGGCCCTGGCAATTTCCAGGCGTCGTTGGGCACCGTAAGGCAGGTTCAGCGCCAGTTCATCCACATATGTTTCAAGACCGATTTTTTTCAAGATACCGTAACTTTTATCCACGACAAATTGCTCTTCGGCCCGGGTGGCAGGGCCTCTGAAAATGGCCCCAAGGATGCCGGCCTTTGTGACGGGGTAGCATCCGATCATTACATTTTCCAGAACCGTCATGGACGCAAACAGCCGGATGTTCTGAAATGTCCGGGCCAGGCCCTTGCGGGTCACCAGGTTGGGTTTGAGCCCGTTGATTCGTTCTTTGGTGGCATCATCCCCGTTGGGCCGGATAAAAACATCTCCCTCGGTGGGGGTGTAAATGCCTGTAATACAATTAAAAAAAGTGGTTTTCCCTGCACCATTGGGACCGATCAGCGCGGCAATCTCCCCCTGGTTGATGCTCAGGTCCAGGCTGTTGATGGCCCGCAACCCCCCGAAAGTCATGGTCAGTTTTTTTACTTCCAAAATGGGTTTGTTCATATCTATTCCGCAGTGGTGTGTCCGTGTTCTTTGTAGTGGTACGTTTTTCTGACGTTTTCTATCAGTCCGCCGGGTTTAAAGACCATCATCAGTACCAGGACAGCGCCGAAAACAATCATCCGGTATTCAGATACAGCCCGAAGATATTCAGGCAGAAGAATCAGCATAAAGGCACCGCAAATGACACCGGCAATGGAGCCCATGCCACCCAGCACAACAGTACATAGAATAATGACCGATTCCCAGATAGTGAAACTGGCCGGATTCACAAATGTGGTTTTGGCGGCAAAAACCACGCCGGCCATGCCGGCCCAGGTGGCACCTAAAGCAAAGGCGCGCAGTTTGGTTCCGGCCTTATCAATGCCCATGGCCTGACAGGCGATTTCATCATCTTTCAATGCGATCCAGGCCCGCCCGATCCGGGAATCCTGGAGACGGTTGATCACGAAGATGGTAAAAATAACCAGGGCCACAATAATATAATACAGGTAGACCGAATGTTGTTGGAGTGTCAGATCTAATCCGAACAAGCCGGGTTTAGGGATATTGGCAATGCCGCTGGGACCCTTGGAAAATTCATTCCAGTTTTCAAGTACCAGACGGATGATTTCTCCAAATCCCAGGGTAACAATGGCCAGATAGTCACCTCTCAATCGAAGCACGGGATAGCCCAAAATAACGCCCATAATGGCACCCAGAAGGCCTCCCAGGGGAAGCACCATCCAGAAAGTCATGCCGAAATGCAGATTTAAAAGCGCATAGGTATATGCGCCTACGGCAAAAAAGGCTACATAGCCCAGATCCAGAAGACCTGCAAGCCCAATAACAATGTTAAGCCCTAACCCCAGCATCACATAAATCAATGCTGAAATCATGATGTTAGTCTGGTACATGGAAAAGGTGTGGGGAAACGCCAGGGTGGCAATTGTTAACAAAACCATTGTGGGAATAAAAAACCGTTTTTCGGCCAGAAGTCTTCTGACAGCAGACGTTTTTTTACCCTGTGAACGTTTCCCTGTATTTTTTTCTTTGCGCTTAAGCATATAACGCCACAGGGCAGACAGGAAAAAAAAGGCAACGCCGATAAAGGCCATATTCCACCAGCGCCACTCAATGGTTTTGGTTACGGTATTGACCTTGATCACCATGAGGGGAAAGGTCAGGAACATAAACCAGACCGCTACAATGGTGGATTGTTTGAGTTCTTGTAACAGATTCATAATATCTATCTTTAATTTAATAGTATAGGAATTCTATTTCCTTACAGCTGTCAGCTAATAGCTATCAGCTCGCCCGAAGGGCGATAATTAAACTTTTTTGGTTTCCGCACGGCCCAGAATTCCGGACGGTCTGAAAATTAAGATCAAAACCAGGAATAAAAAGGCAAATACATCTTCATAATCACTTGAAATATAACCTGTGAAAAAACTTTCAGTCCATCCCAGGACCAGGGAACCTAAAACAGCACCGGGAATGTTGCCGATGCCTCCTAAAACGGCTGCTACAAAGGCTTTAATGCCGGCAATGAATCCCATGTAAAAATTAATCTGACCGATGTGTGAGGCAATGAGCATGCCGCCGATGGCAGCAGTGGCGGATCCGATGATAAAGGTAAAGGATATGACCCGGTTGACATTGATCCCAAGGAGCATGGCCATGGTTTTGTCCTGGGATGTGGCGCGCATGGCTTTGCCGATCTGGGTAAACTTGATCAGAAAGGTCAACCCGACCATGACAAAGACCGTGGTGACAATAATGGCGAATTCCGGTGCGGACATGATGTGTGCATAGGGTTCCCAGAATTCAAAATCAGGGATCAGGCTGGGAAACGGCAAAAAATCTGATGTCTGGGCAAGCAATACATAATTTTGAAGAAACAAAGACATGCCGATGGCGCTTATCAGAGCGGACAGACGGGGGGCGGCTCGCAGGGGTTTATAAGCGATTTTTTCCATGGTATACCCGTAACAGCAGGCATAAAAAATGGCCGCCGCCGCTGCAATCAGCGTCACAGCCAAAGCAGGAAAGCCTAACATGGTCAAAACCGTGGAGATGATAAGCGCGGTAAAGGCCCCAATCATATATATTTCACCATGTGCAAAGTTAATCAGTTCAATAATGCCGTACACCATGGTGTAACCTAAGGCAATCAAGGCATAGATACTGCCCCGGGTCAATCCGCCCAGGAACAGTTTAAAAAAAAATTCAAAATCCATTGAGTAACCTGTTTTATCAAATTTTATCAAAGGGAATAATCAGTGCCAAAACGAAAAAACCGTATTTAGACGCGAAGTCCCCCATCTGCAACGCCGCCGATGGGGGACTTTTCGTTCAAACACTAATTAGTTCTCTTCAACAAACTGACCATTGGTCACTTTGTATACGGAAAATCCGATACCTGTGGCGTCACCATTTTCGTCAAACCGAATTTTTCCTAAGGGGGTTTCAACATATTCGGTTCTCAGCGCCTGAACCACTTTGTCATAATCGGTGGAACCGGCTTTCTCAATAGCGTTGAGCAGGGCCTGGGTCGCTGCATATGCCGCGTCAAAAAAAGCACCTGGATCAGAACCGAATTCTTTCTGATGTTCTTCCTTTGCCAGTTTGGCCATGGGGTTTCCGGAAATATCCTTGGGGCCTGTGGCATAGACGCCTTCAGCATATTCCCCGGCAACCTTAATAAACGTATCATCCTTTACACCGTCAGCCCCCATGAACAGGGTATCCATTCTCTGTTTTCTCATCAGCGTCACGATTTTGGAGGCTTCAGGATGGTAACCGCCCCAGACGATCAGGTCAGGCTGCTGTTTTTCTATTTTGGTAACAATGGCGGAATAGTCCACAGCACCCGGGGTAACTCCTTCAAACAGCAAAATATTAACACCGGCTTCCTCAAAGTATTTTTTTGCAAGTATTGCCTGGCCCTTGCCGTAATCCCCTTTGTCATGCAGGATAACGATATTTTTAACCTTAAGGGTTTGGGTTGCAAACTCAACCTGGAGCTGGGCCTGTTTGGCGTCGTGGGGTATAGTTCTGAAAAAGTTGGGATAATCACCGGATAAAGTCAGGTCCGGATTGGTGGCAGACGGAGACATGGCAACAAGTTTTGATTCTCTGTAAATGCCCAGGGCCGCCTTGGTTGCCCCGGAGCAGATATGACCCATGACAACGTCGACGCCGTCTGAGACCAGTTTAGTTGCTGTGTTTCCCGCAACTTCCGGTTTACAGACATCGTCTTCAACCAGTAGTTCCACCTGTTGGCCTAAAACACCACCGTTGGCATTGATCTTTTTGACGACTAGCTTGGCAGCATTCACCGACGGGAGTCCATAGGATGCAAGGTCACCTGAATGTGCTCCGGCAACCCCAAGTTTAATTGTTTGCTCTGCTTCTTCTTTTTTACCACAGGAAAAAATAAGGCAAACAGCCAATAGGCAACCCATTGCAAATAAAAGTTTTTTCATGTCTTCTTTCCTTTTTTCTGTTTGGTTAAGGTACTTTCCCAATATCTTTATTATAACGATACCATTAGTACTGTCAATCTGGCGATCAGCAATTCTAAATTTAATAAAGTATTATCTTTCCTGCCTGCTTTTTTCTTGCTCGTGCTCTTAATCATGCTCTTGCTCGCAGTATTCTTTCGAGCAAAAGCACGAGCAAGATTAAGAGCAAGATGGTGTACGGACTCAAATTTAGAATTTCTGTCTGGCGATGGGGGCAAATTATTTTTTAAAAAAAATACCCGGTGCCGCTAAAAAGGAACTTTTTAAAGGCACCGGGGTATTAGAACGAAGAATATAGGAAGAGAGAATAGAAAATCAGGCTTTTTCTTTGATCTCCGTTTCGGACTGAATAACGGAATCGAACTGATGGATACTATGCAAGCTGAAGTTCTTGCCTGAAGCGATCTCGTCAGGTTCGTTAAGTCTTAGAATTTCATCATCAATGGTTCTAAGAAAATCAAAGATATCACTTTGTAAATGGGTTTCAGTTGCTTCAATCATTCGCCTTCCTCCCTGTGTCAATCTTAAGGGTTTTGTTTAGAGAAAATTGAATCTTTCTTTTCCTCTTTCACATACATGCAAGATATAATACCAAGGGCAGATAGGGCAAATCAATCAGGGAATCCCTTATTTTTTATGACTTTTTTTGTTAAAGAAATCTAACATTTTGAGATAATCAGGTTCTTTTTTTCTTGACCCTATGCAAAGACGAACCTATGGTGATGATATGAGACTACTTTAAGGCGCTGTAAGATTATCGGTCGACAGACTTGTGCAGCGAGGGGTTTAAATTTTTTTAATTTGGGAGCAAAAAATAAATATGGGATTTACAATTGATCATTTTAATATCAACGTACTGAATCTGGAAAAAAGTATGGCTTTTTATGAAAAAGCACTCGGCCTTAGAGAACTGAGAAGAAAAACAGCCACAGACGGTTCTTATATTATTGTATATTTAACGGATAATCAGTCTGCCAATAAACTGGAACTCACCTGGCTCAAAGACAGGAAAGCGCCTTACGATCTCGGCGACGAAGAGTTTCACATCGCATTCAAAACAGATGATTTCGATGCAGCCCATGCCCTGCATGAGAAGATGGGGTGTATCTGCTATGAAAATAATGAGATGGGTATCTATTTCATCAATGATCCGGACGGGTATTGGCTTGAGGTTGTGCCTGTAACTCGATGATCAAGTTTTTGTTAATTTGCCCAACTTCGGCGTTGGAAAAAATTTTTAATCCTCAAAATATGTTGTATATTCCTCCGTTTAAAAATTATTTCCGCCTTGAATTTGAACAAATTCCCTAAAAACTTGATGATCGAGTGTAAGATAGTCCTACTTGTTGTCGAGAATCTGCCGCACCATCCGGGCCATATCAGATTTGACAACCGGTTTCATTAAAAATCCTTTGATGCCGAGATGCTCCGCCTTCTGCCTGTCAATCTTCTCACTGAAGCCGGTGCAGAGAAGAATCGGGATATCAGGCCTTATTGCCAGGACTTCCTGTGCCAGCCTGTCTCCAGTGATCCCCGGCATTGTCACGTCAGTCAATAATAGGTCAAATGCTCCCGGATTTTCACGAAAGCATTCCAGCGCTTCCAGACTGCTGGTATGCATAGTAACTCTATACCCAAACCGATTGAGCATCTTTTTTTCTAAATGAGCTACTGGTTTCTCATCGTCAACAAGAAGAATATGCTCCGATCCGGTTTGAAATGAAACCGTCTTGTCCTCTGCTTCTGTTTCCGGCAGTTGCTCATGTATTGGCAGGTATATTGAAAAAACCGTCCCTTCCCCTACTTTACTGTCAACCAGGATATCTCCCCCGTAATCCTGAACAATTCCGTAAACAACAGCAAGACCAAGGCCTGTGCCTTTGCCCTTGTCTTTGGTGGTGAAATAAGGATCGAAAATTTTATTTTTAATTGTTGCTTCAATACCACACCCATTGTCTGAAATCCTGAGCATCACATATTTACCATCTGAATTGAGTTTCGCCGACGGACTGTCCTTTGTGACGGATAGCTCCTTTAACTGGACATTGATTTTGCCTCCCGACTGATCCACGGCATGGTATGCATTGGTGATCAGATTGATCACAATCTGGTGAAGTTGTATGGGATCGGCCATCACCCACCCGCAATCTTCCTGAATATCCTGATTGATTTGTATGGAAGAGGGAATTGTGGATCGGCTTAATTTCAATGCTTCCTTCAAAATTTGCTGCAGGCGGACAGGGATATTTTCCTTCTTGGACTGGCGGCTGAAGGACAGAATCTGCTGGACAAGATCGCGGCCTCTTTTTCCAGCATCCAGAATCACCTGGACATTTTCGTACTCAAGGCTGTCTTCAGGCAGATCCTCTAAAAGCAGTTCTGACAGACCAAGGATCGGAAATAAAAGATTATTGAAGTCGTGTGCGATACCTCCGGCCAGATTGCCGATGGATTCCATTTTTTGGGCCTGACGCAGATATTCGTCCGCCTTTTTTTCTTTTTCCTGAAGCTTTTTAAGCCGGGTCACATCGGTGGAAATCTGCAGATGAACAATACGACCGTCGATCCATTTAATTGCCTTGTCATAATTTAGATACCATGCCTTTGTTACAGGGTCCTGACGCTCCCGGACGACCACATCCTTTAAATTACCGTCGTTGTCCACCAGTTCCTGTTCCTTAGTCGGACAGTACTTACACACGTTATTTTCGTTTCTAAACACACTGTAACAAGTTTCTCCTAAAAAATTTCCTCCGGATTTGTCCACCAGATATTTGTTCATGAACAAAATTTCATAGGTCTTTATATCTGTGACGTAAATCGCCGCATCAATACTGTTGAGAACTGTCAATAAGGTGTCGTGGGCCTCTCGGTGTTTGTTTTGATCCTCCTGCCGTTTTTTTATAAACTCGATGATAATAAAACCGAGAATGACGAATAAAAATACAACCATGAGCCGGGAGACAATCTGATAGGGAGAGACTTTCAACAAAAAGGTGTCCACATAGGAACCCGGTTCTCTGAAAATCAAGTTTTTTAAATTGTATTCAAAGGACATATATGCCCAGATACTATCGAGCAGCCAATAAAAAAAGCAGATAATTCCGATGATCACATATCCTAGTCGACGCTGCAATGTTTACTCTCCATAAACTTCGGTGGCTATTTTTAAAATGCTTTTGGGTATGGGAAAACCGATGGCTTTTGCGGTTGTTATATTAATTGCGATATCCAGAGGGTCCTCAAATATCTGGTTGAGGTCTCTTGGTTTTGTGCCGTTTAAAATTTTACCGAATTTATCTGCATTATACCGGCTGAGTCCGGCATATCCTGAATCACTGGAAATACTCAGCAAAATTCCGTCTTTCACCCATTTTGACCCGGCCATTGAAAACGAAGGGATCCGAGCATTTTTAAAAATATCTGCGAGTTTTTTCGTCCTTGTGTCTGCACACACCAAAGCCGTTAAATATACGGCATCGGCTTTTTTCGAGAGTTCATGGTAACATTTAAAACAGGAACTGTCAGCTTTCTCTTTGTCCGGTATCAAGTCCAGAACATTGCAGGTGATCAACTCAAAGCCTCTTTCCTTTGCAATCTGCCGTGCTTCATTGATGGCAGCATAACTCCGGCCGTCTTCGGAGTCTTCAACGGCAATGCCCAGGCTATT
This genomic window contains:
- a CDS encoding ABC transporter ATP-binding protein — its product is MLKIRNVETYYGNIQALKNISMDVQEGEIITLIGANGAGKSTTLMTLCGVVPATSGTIEFQDRDITGMPADQIAALGISQVPEGRRIFPYLTVMENLDMGTFLRKDKDQIKQDLKNVFQLFPILAERKNQQGGTLSGGEQQMLAISRAIMSKPKLLLLDEPSLGLAPIIIKQIFNIIKTINQEYKTTIFLVEQNANLALKVADRGYVMETGTITMSDTGEKLLANEEVKKAYLGM
- a CDS encoding ABC transporter ATP-binding protein, which produces MNKPILEVKKLTMTFGGLRAINSLDLSINQGEIAALIGPNGAGKTTFFNCITGIYTPTEGDVFIRPNGDDATKERINGLKPNLVTRKGLARTFQNIRLFASMTVLENVMIGCYPVTKAGILGAIFRGPATRAEEQFVVDKSYGILKKIGLETYVDELALNLPYGAQRRLEIARAMATDPFLLLLDEPAAGMNPKETQALNELILKLRDEEQISILLIEHDMKLVMSLSENIFVVDYGKKIGEGTPDQILNNPVVIKAYLGEEIDA
- the livM gene encoding high-affinity branched-chain amino acid ABC transporter permease LivM, giving the protein MNLLQELKQSTIVAVWFMFLTFPLMVIKVNTVTKTIEWRWWNMAFIGVAFFFLSALWRYMLKRKEKNTGKRSQGKKTSAVRRLLAEKRFFIPTMVLLTIATLAFPHTFSMYQTNIMISALIYVMLGLGLNIVIGLAGLLDLGYVAFFAVGAYTYALLNLHFGMTFWMVLPLGGLLGAIMGVILGYPVLRLRGDYLAIVTLGFGEIIRLVLENWNEFSKGPSGIANIPKPGLFGLDLTLQQHSVYLYYIIVALVIFTIFVINRLQDSRIGRAWIALKDDEIACQAMGIDKAGTKLRAFALGATWAGMAGVVFAAKTTFVNPASFTIWESVIILCTVVLGGMGSIAGVICGAFMLILLPEYLRAVSEYRMIVFGAVLVLMMVFKPGGLIENVRKTYHYKEHGHTTAE
- a CDS encoding branched-chain amino acid ABC transporter permease LivH (LivHMGF is the membrane component of the LIV-I/LS branched-chain amino acid transporter) translates to MDFEFFFKLFLGGLTRGSIYALIALGYTMVYGIIELINFAHGEIYMIGAFTALIISTVLTMLGFPALAVTLIAAAAAIFYACCYGYTMEKIAYKPLRAAPRLSALISAIGMSLFLQNYVLLAQTSDFLPFPSLIPDFEFWEPYAHIMSAPEFAIIVTTVFVMVGLTFLIKFTQIGKAMRATSQDKTMAMLLGINVNRVISFTFIIGSATAAIGGMLIASHIGQINFYMGFIAGIKAFVAAVLGGIGNIPGAVLGSLVLGWTESFFTGYISSDYEDVFAFLFLVLILIFRPSGILGRAETKKV
- a CDS encoding branched-chain amino acid ABC transporter substrate-binding protein encodes the protein MKKLLFAMGCLLAVCLIFSCGKKEEAEQTIKLGVAGAHSGDLASYGLPSVNAAKLVVKKINANGGVLGQQVELLVEDDVCKPEVAGNTATKLVSDGVDVVMGHICSGATKAALGIYRESKLVAMSPSATNPDLTLSGDYPNFFRTIPHDAKQAQLQVEFATQTLKVKNIVILHDKGDYGKGQAILAKKYFEEAGVNILLFEGVTPGAVDYSAIVTKIEKQQPDLIVWGGYHPEASKIVTLMRKQRMDTLFMGADGVKDDTFIKVAGEYAEGVYATGPKDISGNPMAKLAKEEHQKEFGSDPGAFFDAAYAATQALLNAIEKAGSTDYDKVVQALRTEYVETPLGKIRFDENGDATGIGFSVYKVTNGQFVEEN
- a CDS encoding VOC family protein, with the translated sequence MGFTIDHFNINVLNLEKSMAFYEKALGLRELRRKTATDGSYIIVYLTDNQSANKLELTWLKDRKAPYDLGDEEFHIAFKTDDFDAAHALHEKMGCICYENNEMGIYFINDPDGYWLEVVPVTR
- a CDS encoding ATP-binding protein, producing MQRRLGYVIIGIICFFYWLLDSIWAYMSFEYNLKNLIFREPGSYVDTFLLKVSPYQIVSRLMVVFLFVILGFIIIEFIKKRQEDQNKHREAHDTLLTVLNSIDAAIYVTDIKTYEILFMNKYLVDKSGGNFLGETCYSVFRNENNVCKYCPTKEQELVDNDGNLKDVVVRERQDPVTKAWYLNYDKAIKWIDGRIVHLQISTDVTRLKKLQEKEKKADEYLRQAQKMESIGNLAGGIAHDFNNLLFPILGLSELLLEDLPEDSLEYENVQVILDAGKRGRDLVQQILSFSRQSKKENIPVRLQQILKEALKLSRSTIPSSIQINQDIQEDCGWVMADPIQLHQIVINLITNAYHAVDQSGGKINVQLKELSVTKDSPSAKLNSDGKYVMLRISDNGCGIEATIKNKIFDPYFTTKDKGKGTGLGLAVVYGIVQDYGGDILVDSKVGEGTVFSIYLPIHEQLPETEAEDKTVSFQTGSEHILLVDDEKPVAHLEKKMLNRFGYRVTMHTSSLEALECFRENPGAFDLLLTDVTMPGITGDRLAQEVLAIRPDIPILLCTGFSEKIDRQKAEHLGIKGFLMKPVVKSDMARMVRQILDNK